In a single window of the Acidobacteriota bacterium genome:
- a CDS encoding uracil-DNA glycosylase: protein MTASELPPPAETIEQIRAEIGPDCTRCKLATLGRKQVVNSTGNFNARLMFAGEAPGADEDVQGAPFVGRAGQLLTKIIESIGLSRDEVFIGNINRCRPPQNRAPEPDETVACKPFLLREIAVVRPEVIVVLGATAAQNLLETKVPIGKLRGQFHDYMGVKVMPTFHPAYLLRDPNKKREVWEDMKMVRDYLSSRG, encoded by the coding sequence ATGACAGCAAGTGAACTCCCGCCGCCGGCCGAGACCATTGAGCAGATACGTGCTGAGATCGGGCCGGATTGCACACGCTGCAAACTTGCGACGCTCGGCCGAAAACAGGTCGTCAACAGCACGGGCAATTTCAACGCAAGGCTGATGTTCGCGGGCGAAGCTCCCGGAGCGGACGAGGATGTTCAGGGAGCGCCGTTCGTCGGCAGGGCAGGGCAGCTGCTCACCAAGATAATTGAGAGCATTGGCCTAAGTCGCGACGAAGTTTTCATCGGCAACATCAACCGCTGCCGACCGCCCCAAAACCGTGCACCCGAGCCGGACGAAACGGTAGCGTGCAAGCCATTTTTGCTCAGAGAGATAGCGGTCGTTCGCCCCGAGGTCATAGTCGTTCTCGGTGCGACGGCGGCGCAGAATCTGCTTGAAACAAAGGTCCCTATCGGCAAGCTCCGAGGGCAATTTCACGACTATATGGGCGTCAAGGTGATGCCGACATTTCATCCGGCATACCTGCTTCGCGACCCGAATAAGAAACGCGAAGTGTGGGAAGATATGAAGATGGTTCGCGACTACCTTTCGTCTCGAGGATAG
- a CDS encoding competence/damage-inducible protein A, whose translation MLSAEIIAIGSELLTPEKSDTNSVWLTERLNEIGIDVKLKTIVGDDAARLEKCISDAASRSDIVLMTGGLGPTTDDITRECAAKALARELEYHDEIEQHLRDRFRSWGREMPEINKRQAFVVEGAEILPNPNGSACGMLIVENGKYLAILPGPPKENQPMFLNHVLPHLDKLTGDVYVRRRVVKVSGKGESAVDEVAAPIYSKFSDITTSILFNKSEVEIHLAARADSPEKAENIAAQAAGEIATALGSAVFSTNGESMEAVVGRMLAERGETISTAESCTGGLIAERLTDIPGSSAYFMAGVVTYSNDAKIRDLGVPAEIIEKHGAVSAECAEAMAVGMLERAKTTYAVSVTGIAGPDGGSEEKPVGTVFIGIADAHGVRSKRLQIPGDRFLIRWRASQAGLDILRRRIIHRDASGETASKG comes from the coding sequence ATGCTTTCTGCAGAAATAATCGCCATCGGCAGCGAGCTGTTGACGCCTGAAAAAAGCGACACGAACAGCGTTTGGCTGACCGAACGGCTGAACGAGATCGGCATCGACGTTAAGCTGAAGACCATCGTCGGCGATGATGCTGCGCGTCTGGAAAAGTGCATCAGCGACGCGGCTTCGCGTTCCGATATCGTGCTGATGACCGGCGGCCTCGGGCCGACGACCGACGATATTACCCGCGAATGTGCGGCGAAGGCTCTCGCCCGCGAACTGGAATACCACGACGAGATCGAACAGCATTTGCGTGACCGCTTTCGTTCGTGGGGACGCGAGATGCCTGAGATCAATAAGCGGCAGGCGTTCGTCGTCGAAGGCGCGGAGATCTTGCCAAATCCGAACGGTTCCGCCTGCGGAATGCTGATCGTTGAGAACGGGAAATACCTCGCAATTCTGCCGGGACCGCCGAAAGAGAATCAGCCGATGTTCTTAAACCACGTCCTGCCGCATCTCGATAAGCTGACCGGCGATGTTTACGTGCGGCGGCGTGTTGTCAAGGTGTCGGGCAAAGGAGAATCGGCCGTTGACGAGGTCGCTGCTCCGATATACTCAAAGTTTTCCGACATAACGACGTCCATTCTGTTCAATAAAAGCGAGGTCGAGATACACCTTGCTGCTCGAGCGGATTCTCCCGAAAAAGCCGAAAATATTGCGGCGCAAGCTGCCGGGGAGATCGCGACGGCACTCGGTTCAGCGGTCTTTTCGACGAACGGCGAATCAATGGAAGCGGTCGTCGGCAGAATGCTCGCGGAACGCGGAGAGACAATTTCAACTGCGGAAAGCTGTACCGGAGGGCTGATAGCGGAACGTCTGACCGATATTCCGGGCTCGTCGGCGTATTTCATGGCGGGCGTTGTTACATACTCGAACGACGCGAAAATACGCGATCTGGGCGTTCCGGCTGAGATCATCGAAAAACACGGCGCCGTCAGTGCCGAATGCGCGGAAGCGATGGCCGTAGGAATGCTTGAACGTGCAAAGACCACCTATGCCGTCTCTGTTACGGGCATTGCCGGGCCCGATGGCGGCAGCGAGGAGAAGCCCGTCGGTACAGTATTCATAGGCATTGCGGACGCTCACGGCGTCAGATCCAAACGGCTCCAGATCCCGGGCGACCGCTTTTTGATCAGATGGCGTGCGTCGCAGGCCGGACTCGATATTCTTCGACGCCGCATCATTCACCGCGATGCGTCAGGCGAAACTGCATCTAAGGGTTGA
- a CDS encoding zf-HC2 domain-containing protein encodes MREMSRVHLGTKAECPSPIIAGYLDGELEPSEELSFELHLADCKVCSSALLEQRQILCLLNSSFSGSADIEPPADFAKKVTATAESNVNGLRRPEERLNAYFVIAAMAIFCLFAFFSYADILTPAQKIGEVVAGVATVSFHMFTSFYAGIVVITRSASSQVSNQAVLALLITAAVVVLFPAVRRSRFLKG; translated from the coding sequence ATGAGAGAGATGTCCCGTGTGCACCTTGGCACGAAGGCCGAGTGTCCGTCACCTATCATAGCCGGCTACCTCGATGGAGAACTCGAACCGTCAGAAGAGCTTTCTTTTGAACTGCACCTTGCCGATTGCAAGGTATGCTCGTCCGCTTTGCTAGAACAAAGACAGATACTCTGCCTGCTGAACAGCAGCTTTTCGGGGTCCGCAGATATCGAACCGCCGGCCGATTTTGCCAAGAAGGTCACCGCAACCGCCGAAAGCAATGTCAACGGCCTGCGTAGGCCCGAGGAGAGATTAAATGCATATTTCGTCATTGCGGCGATGGCGATATTTTGTCTATTTGCATTTTTCTCGTATGCAGATATTTTGACCCCGGCACAAAAGATCGGTGAGGTTGTTGCAGGCGTTGCGACGGTCTCGTTTCATATGTTTACTTCGTTTTATGCCGGTATCGTCGTCATCACACGCTCGGCGTCCTCGCAAGTATCTAATCAGGCCGTCCTGGCGCTGCTCATCACTGCAGCGGTAGTGGTTCTATTTCCCGCCGTTCGGCGCTCGCGTTTTCTTAAAGGATAG
- a CDS encoding general secretion pathway protein GspG, producing MIGKFTRQGGWSLLELMIAMFIIIILISVAVPTYERSVRYAKETVLKENLWQMRKAIDQYTADKGKLPGSVDDLVSSRYLREKPMDPILERTEWNEVMGEDPNNSEGQTGLTDVKSLADGVDSSGVSYSDY from the coding sequence GTGATTGGTAAATTCACACGTCAGGGCGGCTGGTCGCTGCTGGAATTGATGATAGCGATGTTTATCATCATCATCCTTATCTCGGTCGCTGTGCCGACGTATGAGCGCAGCGTTCGCTACGCAAAGGAGACCGTTCTGAAGGAGAACCTTTGGCAAATGCGAAAGGCCATCGACCAATATACTGCGGACAAGGGCAAGTTGCCCGGTTCGGTCGATGATCTGGTTTCGTCCAGATATTTGCGGGAAAAGCCGATGGACCCTATCCTCGAACGCACTGAATGGAACGAGGTGATGGGCGAGGATCCCAACAACAGCGAAGGGCAAACAGGGCTGACGGACGTAAAGAGCCTTGCCGACGGAGTGGACAGTTCAGGCGTTTCCTACAGTGATTATTAG
- a CDS encoding type II secretion system protein: MRLRAFRKLGLRQHGGYSLLELVITLGVLAVLVMGTIPMAENSVRRQKEVRLREALRMMRAAIDEFKRDTLGACGPGSVQNVPGAPPNPNTSVPADPRSRVVIDDCKIFETDNLDKYPPSLDILVSGVKVRPRGLNLRGGSGLRDGSPQATEININEEVTKVYLREIPIDPFTGERDWKLRSSYQNSDSDNWDEVNVFDVRSASDQTALNGEKYSDW; encoded by the coding sequence GTGAGACTTCGGGCATTCAGAAAATTAGGCCTGCGGCAGCACGGCGGTTACAGCCTGCTGGAGCTGGTCATCACGCTCGGTGTGCTCGCCGTACTCGTGATGGGAACCATTCCGATGGCAGAGAATTCCGTGCGCCGCCAAAAAGAGGTCCGGCTGCGTGAGGCTCTGCGCATGATGCGTGCTGCTATCGACGAATTTAAACGCGACACCTTGGGGGCATGCGGCCCCGGCTCCGTTCAAAACGTCCCCGGAGCACCGCCGAATCCGAATACCTCAGTGCCGGCAGATCCTCGCAGCCGAGTTGTCATTGACGACTGCAAGATCTTTGAGACGGACAATCTGGACAAATACCCGCCGTCGCTCGATATCCTTGTTTCAGGCGTGAAGGTTCGTCCGCGCGGTTTGAATCTGCGCGGCGGCAGCGGGCTGCGCGACGGCAGCCCGCAGGCGACCGAGATAAATATCAACGAAGAGGTTACCAAGGTCTATCTTCGCGAGATACCGATCGATCCATTTACCGGCGAACGCGATTGGAAGCTCCGTTCGTCATATCAGAACAGCGATTCGGACAATTGGGATGAGGTCAACGTTTTCGATGTGCGTTCTGCGTCGGATCAGACAGCCCTGAACGGAGAGAAATACAGTGATTGGTAA
- a CDS encoding sigma-70 family RNA polymerase sigma factor, translated as MEASAYLTARDLTDAELVVRTVSGSHDGFEELVRRYQRPIVSYVYRMLGDHDASLDVSQEVFIKVYNSIDRYSSEYKFSTWLYRIAHNAAIDHLRRNSVHTHSLEIEGQDGAYEIQIECGARNPEQEQERNERISEIEEVISGLPPAYRELLLLRHARELSYEEMVEVTGLPLGTVKNRLFRAREMMRDVLLKRGIIR; from the coding sequence ATGGAAGCCTCCGCATACCTCACCGCAAGAGACCTGACCGACGCCGAGCTTGTTGTTCGCACGGTGTCTGGTTCGCACGACGGATTTGAGGAGCTCGTCCGGCGCTATCAGAGGCCGATCGTCAGCTATGTTTACCGGATGCTGGGAGACCATGACGCCTCGCTCGATGTATCGCAGGAAGTATTCATCAAGGTTTACAATTCGATCGACAGATACAGCAGCGAGTACAAGTTCTCCACCTGGCTGTACCGCATTGCGCATAATGCTGCCATTGATCACCTTCGCCGGAATTCTGTTCACACGCACAGCCTCGAGATCGAAGGACAGGACGGCGCGTACGAGATACAGATAGAATGCGGCGCTCGAAACCCCGAACAGGAACAGGAACGCAACGAACGCATCTCGGAAATTGAAGAGGTCATTTCGGGCCTGCCGCCCGCATATCGCGAGTTGCTGCTGCTGCGGCATGCTCGTGAGCTTTCCTACGAAGAAATGGTCGAAGTGACGGGGCTGCCTCTCGGGACTGTCAAGAACCGTCTGTTTCGAGCACGCGAGATGATGCGAGATGTCTTGCTTAAAAGGGGGATCATTCGATGA
- a CDS encoding isoaspartyl peptidase/L-asparaginase, whose translation MSVKIILTLALSGCLVFFPHASFSQKAAMPELKQNQSPQNPRIGFMIHGGAGVIRKGSLTPEREREYKAKLEEAVMAGYKALQAGRSGLDAVELAIRILEDSPLFNAGKGAVFTNDGKNELDASIMDGKTMNAGAVAGLRKVKNPITLARAVMEKSPHVMMIGEGAEKFAAEQKLELVDEKYFWTEARWNSLQRVLIEEREKAEKKPETVSESARSLPENRFGTVGAVALDKDGNLTAGTSTGGMTNKRWGRVGDVPIIGAGTYANNNSCAVSATGWGEFFIRLTVARDICALVEYRALPVQNAADLVIKKRLQEMGGDGGVIVMDKLGNMGISFNSEGMYRAFIDKDGKPVVEIYAD comes from the coding sequence ATGAGCGTGAAAATCATTCTAACGCTGGCATTGAGCGGCTGTCTTGTGTTTTTTCCGCATGCAAGTTTTTCGCAGAAAGCCGCGATGCCGGAATTGAAGCAGAATCAATCGCCGCAGAACCCGCGAATCGGATTCATGATCCACGGCGGAGCCGGCGTGATACGCAAGGGCTCGCTGACGCCGGAACGCGAGCGCGAATACAAGGCAAAGCTCGAAGAGGCAGTGATGGCTGGCTACAAGGCTCTTCAGGCAGGTCGTTCGGGCCTCGATGCGGTCGAGCTTGCGATACGCATTCTTGAGGATTCGCCTCTGTTCAATGCGGGCAAGGGTGCGGTTTTTACGAACGACGGCAAGAACGAACTCGACGCCTCGATCATGGACGGCAAGACGATGAATGCCGGTGCGGTCGCCGGCTTGCGAAAAGTGAAAAATCCAATCACGCTCGCTCGTGCCGTGATGGAAAAAAGCCCGCATGTGATGATGATCGGCGAAGGCGCCGAGAAATTTGCGGCGGAGCAAAAGCTGGAGCTCGTTGACGAGAAATATTTCTGGACCGAGGCCCGCTGGAATTCGCTGCAGCGTGTGCTAATAGAAGAAAGAGAAAAGGCTGAGAAAAAGCCGGAAACCGTGTCCGAATCAGCACGTTCGCTGCCGGAGAATCGTTTCGGAACGGTCGGCGCGGTTGCTCTTGATAAGGACGGCAATCTTACTGCGGGAACCTCAACGGGCGGCATGACGAACAAACGCTGGGGACGCGTCGGCGATGTCCCGATCATCGGTGCCGGGACGTATGCTAACAACAATTCCTGTGCGGTTTCGGCGACGGGATGGGGCGAGTTCTTTATTCGGCTGACCGTTGCACGCGATATCTGCGCCTTGGTCGAATATCGCGCTTTGCCGGTGCAGAATGCCGCGGATCTTGTCATAAAGAAACGCTTGCAGGAGATGGGCGGCGACGGCGGCGTGATCGTGATGGACAAGCTCGGAAATATGGGCATCTCGTTCAACAGCGAAGGAATGTACCGCGCCTTTATCGATAAGGACGGCAAACCCGTTGTCGAGATCTACGCTGATTAA
- the coaBC gene encoding bifunctional phosphopantothenoylcysteine decarboxylase/phosphopantothenate--cysteine ligase CoaBC: protein MAKFRIGLGVSGGIAAYKAVEVLRLLQKAGCDVSVAMTRHATEFVQPLTFRALTERHVIVDDYDPENPDPIAHINFSQNIDLLLIVPATANIIAKFANGVADDFLSSTYLATTAPVMIAPAMNTTMWEQPATQRNVEQLRADGVHFVEPVAGELACKTVGTGKLEDVENIVAQALGLLSEPPASAGGTAVGDIGVESLTNSLPPAHAGGSDLVGENILITVGGTREAIDPVRFISNHSSGKMGFAVAEAAAARSAEVTVVAGETKVAPPANIRVIRAVSAKEMHDAVINELQNATVFVGAAAVADYAPVNAADAKIKKDGRDTMTLELAKTPDILADVSKNRHDGLIVVGFAAETDNVVEYARSKMAKKGLDIVVANDITKEGAGFNTDTNIATILTKDSEADELPLMSKRDLADRLLDRVVKLRNDGK, encoded by the coding sequence ATGGCGAAATTCCGCATAGGTTTGGGCGTTTCGGGCGGTATCGCGGCTTATAAGGCGGTCGAGGTTTTGCGGCTGTTGCAGAAGGCTGGGTGCGACGTGTCGGTGGCGATGACGCGGCATGCGACGGAGTTTGTTCAGCCGCTGACGTTTCGCGCTCTGACCGAGCGGCACGTGATCGTGGACGACTATGATCCGGAGAATCCTGACCCGATCGCGCATATAAACTTTTCGCAGAACATCGACCTGCTGCTGATCGTGCCCGCGACGGCGAATATCATTGCGAAATTTGCCAACGGCGTGGCGGACGATTTTCTTTCTTCGACATATCTGGCGACCACGGCTCCGGTGATGATCGCTCCGGCGATGAACACGACAATGTGGGAACAACCCGCGACGCAGCGAAACGTCGAGCAGCTACGAGCCGACGGCGTGCATTTCGTCGAACCCGTCGCCGGCGAACTCGCGTGCAAGACTGTCGGTACGGGGAAGTTGGAGGATGTGGAGAATATAGTCGCGCAAGCTTTGGGGTTGTTGTCAGAACCGCCTGCGTCAGCGGGCGGGACGGCCGTTGGGGATATCGGCGTAGAATCTTTGACAAACTCATTGCCGCCCGCTCACGCAGGCGGTTCCGACCTCGTCGGAGAGAATATCTTGATCACCGTCGGCGGGACGCGGGAGGCCATCGATCCGGTGCGGTTCATTTCTAATCATTCGTCGGGGAAAATGGGATTCGCTGTGGCTGAAGCGGCGGCGGCGAGAAGTGCTGAGGTGACGGTGGTTGCCGGTGAGACTAAGGTCGCTCCGCCGGCGAATATTCGGGTAATACGAGCCGTTTCGGCGAAAGAAATGCACGATGCGGTGATCAACGAACTGCAAAATGCAACGGTTTTCGTCGGTGCGGCGGCAGTCGCTGATTACGCTCCGGTGAACGCCGCGGACGCCAAGATCAAGAAGGACGGCCGCGACACGATGACGCTTGAGCTCGCGAAAACGCCCGATATTTTGGCGGATGTGTCTAAGAATCGTCACGACGGGCTCATCGTCGTTGGTTTCGCTGCCGAGACTGACAACGTTGTCGAATACGCGCGTTCGAAAATGGCGAAAAAAGGCCTCGACATCGTCGTCGCAAACGACATCACAAAAGAAGGTGCGGGATTTAATACCGATACGAATATCGCGACCATTCTGACAAAAGACAGCGAGGCTGACGAGTTGCCGCTGATGTCAAAACGCGACCTTGCTGACAGATTGCTCGACCGCGTCGTGAAGCTCAGAAACGATGGCAAATGA
- a CDS encoding DUF2059 domain-containing protein produces the protein MLSRYIFAAFVICFGFSSFVAQDRAEPTKKGLIERFATLTKTNRLDVKIQLSLDDVNDQMKALIDDEKDLHEEQKSALQVERKAIFDKLSARTEKELNESKVLSKLGYDTVISVFDKVFSEAELIELIRFYESALGQKAVAFLARVTDEISSRFRVQLEARIGEVSKPQIDSAMDELRKRIDEVKKK, from the coding sequence ATGTTGTCACGGTACATTTTTGCGGCATTTGTAATCTGCTTTGGTTTTTCAAGCTTCGTTGCACAAGACAGAGCTGAGCCGACAAAAAAGGGGCTTATAGAACGTTTTGCCACTCTGACCAAAACAAATCGGCTCGACGTCAAGATCCAACTTTCACTTGATGACGTCAATGATCAGATGAAGGCGTTGATTGATGATGAAAAAGACCTTCACGAAGAGCAAAAGTCGGCCCTACAAGTCGAAAGAAAAGCTATATTTGACAAACTCTCGGCGCGCACGGAAAAGGAACTGAACGAGAGTAAAGTTCTCTCTAAGCTGGGATACGATACTGTGATAAGTGTGTTCGATAAAGTGTTTTCCGAAGCAGAACTTATCGAACTAATTCGATTCTATGAATCGGCGTTGGGGCAAAAGGCTGTTGCGTTCCTAGCCCGTGTTACAGATGAGATAAGTTCTAGATTTCGAGTACAGCTTGAGGCAAGGATAGGCGAGGTGTCAAAACCACAAATTGATTCGGCCATGGACGAACTCCGCAAGCGTATCGACGAGGTAAAGAAGAAATGA